Proteins encoded by one window of Streptomyces sp. ALI-76-A:
- a CDS encoding pectinesterase family protein produces the protein MSEHRGTTTAEPRHRRRRTVLVAGVPLALTAACTLAYGTDAGVFGADAQRTASAAAAAPAWATAAADGFASVDARGQNGTYGGRDGRTVTVKTLAELEKYATAAEPYVIVVAATITMDPVGKEIKVASDKTIVGSGTSGHIVGGGFFLGSGVHNVIIRNLTIRDAYQGVWNDKDHDFDAIQMDGAHHVWIDHNDLRNMADGLIDVRKDSTYVTVSWNKLSDDNKAFGIGWTENVVTDITIHHNWIRETEQRNPSTDNAAHAHLYNNFLEDVAGTTVKSSYGNYSRGATKMLLENSYFQGMNNPVIKDSTASIVQRGNTFVATTGRNESGGTAFDAKTYYAYTLDRTADVPALLKSGVGPRGSIGTTAVTKAAAATTLTVAKDGSGQYSTVQAAVNAVPAGNASRVVISVKPGTYRELVKVPSNKPHVTIQGTGGSRKDTVIVYNNASGTPKPDGSGTYGTGGSATVAVEADNFQARNLTISNDFDEAANQSLPGQQAVALRTASDKVFLDSIIVEGDQDTLLLDTAAKDRLGRVYMKNSYIVGNVDFIFGRATAVIDASVITLKKRWNGTSAGYITAPSTAANRKGILIANSTVNGSVSDRTFYLGRPWHAGGDATLDPQATVRDTTLSAAIRTTPWTDMGGFSWKEDRFAEYRNTGAGAGAASADRPQLTDAQATGQEVADWLGDWTPTTS, from the coding sequence ATGAGCGAGCACCGCGGCACGACCACAGCCGAGCCCCGCCACCGCAGGCGCAGAACGGTCCTGGTGGCCGGCGTCCCCCTCGCCCTGACCGCCGCGTGCACCCTGGCCTACGGCACGGACGCCGGGGTCTTCGGCGCGGACGCGCAGCGCACGGCGTCCGCCGCGGCCGCCGCGCCCGCCTGGGCCACCGCCGCCGCCGACGGCTTCGCCTCCGTCGACGCGCGGGGGCAGAACGGGACGTACGGCGGGCGGGACGGCAGGACCGTCACCGTGAAGACCCTCGCGGAGCTGGAGAAGTACGCGACCGCCGCCGAGCCGTACGTCATCGTCGTGGCCGCCACCATCACCATGGATCCGGTCGGCAAGGAGATCAAGGTCGCGTCGGACAAGACCATCGTCGGGTCCGGGACCTCCGGGCACATCGTCGGCGGCGGGTTCTTCCTCGGCTCCGGCGTGCACAACGTGATCATCCGGAACCTGACGATCCGGGACGCGTACCAGGGTGTCTGGAACGACAAGGACCACGACTTCGACGCGATCCAGATGGACGGCGCCCATCACGTGTGGATCGACCACAACGACCTGCGGAACATGGCCGACGGGCTGATCGACGTCCGCAAGGACAGCACCTACGTGACCGTGTCCTGGAACAAGCTGAGCGACGACAACAAGGCGTTCGGCATCGGCTGGACCGAGAACGTCGTCACCGACATCACGATCCACCACAACTGGATCCGCGAGACCGAGCAGCGCAACCCGTCCACCGACAACGCGGCCCACGCGCACCTCTACAACAACTTCCTGGAGGACGTGGCCGGGACCACGGTCAAGTCCTCCTACGGCAACTACTCGCGGGGCGCGACGAAGATGCTCCTGGAGAACTCCTACTTCCAGGGCATGAACAACCCGGTCATCAAGGACAGCACGGCGAGCATCGTGCAGAGGGGCAACACGTTCGTCGCCACGACCGGGCGCAACGAGAGCGGTGGCACGGCCTTCGACGCGAAGACGTACTACGCCTACACGCTCGACAGGACCGCGGACGTACCCGCGCTGCTCAAGTCCGGTGTGGGGCCGCGCGGCTCGATCGGCACGACGGCCGTCACGAAGGCCGCCGCGGCGACCACGCTCACCGTGGCCAAGGACGGCAGCGGTCAGTACTCGACCGTGCAGGCCGCGGTGAACGCCGTACCGGCCGGCAACGCCTCGCGGGTCGTCATCTCCGTGAAGCCGGGCACGTACCGCGAACTCGTCAAGGTCCCCTCCAACAAGCCGCACGTCACCATCCAGGGCACCGGCGGCAGCCGTAAGGACACGGTGATCGTCTACAACAACGCGTCCGGGACGCCGAAGCCGGACGGTTCCGGCACCTACGGCACCGGGGGCAGCGCCACGGTGGCCGTCGAGGCGGACAACTTCCAGGCCCGCAACCTGACCATCTCCAACGACTTCGACGAGGCCGCCAACCAGTCCCTCCCCGGCCAGCAGGCCGTCGCCCTGCGCACCGCCTCCGACAAGGTCTTCCTGGACTCGATCATCGTCGAGGGCGACCAGGACACGCTGCTGCTGGACACGGCCGCCAAGGACAGACTCGGCCGGGTCTACATGAAGAACTCCTACATCGTCGGCAACGTCGACTTCATCTTCGGCCGGGCCACCGCGGTGATCGACGCGTCGGTCATCACCCTCAAGAAGCGCTGGAACGGCACCTCGGCCGGCTACATCACCGCCCCCTCGACGGCCGCCAACCGCAAGGGCATCCTGATCGCCAACTCCACGGTGAACGGCAGCGTCTCCGACCGCACCTTCTACCTCGGCCGCCCCTGGCACGCCGGCGGCGACGCCACCCTCGACCCGCAGGCCACGGTCCGCGACACCACCCTCAGCGCCGCGATCCGGACCACCCCCTGGACCGACATGGGCGGCTTCTCCTGGAAGGAGGACCGCTTCGCCGAGTACCGGAACACCGGCGCGGGCGCGGGCGCGGCGAGCGCCGACCGTCCCCAGCTGACGGACGCCCAGGCCACGGGTCAGGAGGTCGCCGACTGGCTGGGCGACTGGACACCGACGACTTCCTGA
- a CDS encoding bifunctional metallophosphatase/5'-nucleotidase produces the protein MPATSQSHPAEAVRRRRRTYRLVAAAAGLATVGALAAALPSAASAGESKGRPGGHAPGRYQDVQLLSFNDLHGNLEPPSGSSGRVTELQADGTTKTIDAGGVEYLATHLREARKGNGYSITAAGGDMVGASPLISGLFHDEPTIEALNKLDLDVTSVGNHEFDEGAEELARLQNGGCHPTAGCYTDKKFEGADFPYLAANVLDEKTGKPILKPYWVWKKKDVKVGFIGVTLEDTPGVVSAEGVKGLKFKDEVETINKYAKVLRKQGVKSIVALVHEGGLPASTSYNYDCDAPGAGDGVSGPIVDIAKNVTPQVDALVTGHTHAAYVCTIPDPAGKPRMVTSAASFGRLYTDTTLTYDRWTGDIARTAVQSANHVVTRTVPKAADMTELIAKWNTLAAPIGNRPIGFISADVPNSGTESPMGDLIADAQLWYGRELDAQTDLALMNPGGVRAGLTYAAKGTEGDGVVTYAEGFTVQPFSNTVNLQDFTGTQLIQVLKEQVSGTNASAPKILQPSANLAYTLDLTKAGADRVVTDSIRLNGAAVDPAATYRVATNSFLAGGGDGFTTLGQGTNDLVGTDDLTALERYLTANSSATNPIAPPVANRITFVQ, from the coding sequence ATGCCAGCCACATCCCAGTCGCACCCGGCGGAAGCCGTGCGCCGCAGACGTCGTACGTACCGGCTCGTCGCCGCGGCCGCCGGTCTCGCCACCGTCGGCGCGCTGGCCGCCGCGCTGCCGAGCGCGGCGAGCGCGGGCGAGAGCAAGGGCAGGCCGGGCGGTCACGCGCCGGGCCGCTACCAGGACGTACAACTGCTGTCCTTCAACGACCTGCACGGCAACCTGGAGCCGCCGTCCGGTTCCTCCGGCCGGGTCACCGAACTCCAGGCCGACGGCACCACGAAGACGATCGACGCGGGCGGTGTCGAGTACCTCGCCACGCACCTGCGCGAGGCCCGCAAGGGCAACGGGTACTCCATCACCGCGGCCGGCGGCGACATGGTCGGCGCCTCCCCGCTGATCTCGGGCCTGTTCCACGACGAGCCCACCATCGAGGCGCTCAACAAGCTCGACCTGGACGTCACCTCCGTCGGCAACCACGAGTTCGACGAGGGCGCCGAGGAACTGGCCCGCCTGCAGAACGGCGGCTGCCACCCCACCGCCGGCTGCTACACGGACAAGAAGTTCGAGGGCGCCGACTTCCCCTACCTCGCGGCCAACGTGCTGGACGAGAAGACCGGCAAGCCGATCCTCAAGCCGTACTGGGTGTGGAAGAAGAAGGACGTCAAGGTCGGCTTCATCGGCGTGACGCTGGAGGACACCCCGGGTGTCGTCTCCGCGGAGGGCGTCAAGGGCCTGAAGTTCAAGGACGAGGTCGAGACGATCAACAAGTACGCCAAGGTGCTGCGCAAGCAGGGCGTGAAGTCGATCGTGGCGCTCGTCCACGAGGGCGGTCTCCCGGCCTCCACCTCGTACAACTACGACTGTGACGCGCCGGGCGCGGGCGACGGTGTCTCCGGCCCGATCGTCGACATCGCCAAGAACGTCACCCCGCAGGTGGACGCGCTGGTCACCGGTCACACCCACGCGGCGTACGTGTGCACGATCCCCGACCCGGCGGGCAAGCCCCGCATGGTCACCTCGGCCGCGTCCTTCGGCCGCCTCTACACGGACACCACGCTGACGTACGACCGCTGGACGGGTGACATCGCCCGTACGGCCGTACAGTCGGCGAACCACGTGGTCACCCGGACCGTCCCCAAGGCGGCGGACATGACCGAGCTGATCGCCAAGTGGAACACCCTCGCGGCGCCCATCGGCAACCGCCCGATCGGCTTCATCTCCGCCGACGTGCCCAACTCCGGGACCGAGTCCCCGATGGGCGACCTGATCGCGGACGCGCAGCTCTGGTACGGCAGGGAACTGGACGCCCAGACCGACCTCGCGCTGATGAACCCGGGCGGTGTCCGGGCCGGCCTCACCTACGCGGCCAAGGGCACCGAGGGCGACGGCGTGGTGACCTACGCCGAGGGCTTCACCGTGCAGCCGTTCTCCAACACCGTGAACCTCCAGGACTTCACGGGCACCCAGCTCATCCAGGTGCTCAAGGAGCAGGTGAGCGGCACGAACGCGAGCGCGCCGAAGATCCTCCAGCCGTCCGCCAACCTGGCGTACACGCTGGACCTGACGAAGGCCGGCGCGGACCGGGTCGTCACGGACTCCATCCGGCTGAACGGGGCGGCCGTCGACCCGGCGGCCACCTACCGCGTCGCGACGAACAGCTTCCTCGCGGGCGGCGGCGACGGCTTCACCACGCTGGGCCAGGGCACCAACGACCTCGTCGGCACCGACGACCTGACGGCTCTGGAGCGGTACCTGACGGCCAACTCCTCGGCCACGAACCCGATCGCGCCGCCGGTGGCGAACCGGATCACGTTCGTGCAGTAG
- the mshD gene encoding mycothiol synthase codes for MTSDDSARPGPSRSIETHSALSPEQTGAVLGLLTDAARVDGRQAVSEQGRLQLRGGSREGVSHLLLLAGGELVGYAQLEDTDPVEAPAAELVVHPSHRGHGHGRALGSALLAASGKRLRVWAHGGHSAARHLAQVLGLTLFRELRQMRMPLGGLDLAEPVLPEGVTVRTFVPGADDSAWLAVNAAAFAHHPEQGSLTQRDLDDRKAEPWFDPAGFFLAERAGELVGFHWTKVHAEERLGEVYVVGVHPGFQGGGLGKALTTVGLRHLAGRGLPTAMLYVDADNEAAVSVYERLGFVTYETDLMYRTET; via the coding sequence ATGACCAGCGACGACTCCGCACGCCCCGGCCCCTCCCGCTCGATCGAGACCCATTCCGCGCTCTCCCCGGAACAGACCGGGGCCGTGCTCGGGCTGCTCACGGACGCCGCCCGCGTCGACGGGCGCCAGGCGGTGTCCGAACAAGGCCGGTTGCAGCTGCGGGGCGGCTCCCGCGAGGGCGTGTCCCATCTGCTCCTGCTGGCCGGCGGCGAACTCGTCGGCTACGCCCAGCTGGAGGACACGGACCCGGTGGAGGCACCGGCGGCGGAACTGGTCGTCCACCCGTCGCACCGGGGCCACGGCCACGGCCGGGCGCTGGGCTCGGCGTTGCTCGCCGCGTCGGGCAAGCGGCTGCGGGTGTGGGCGCACGGCGGTCACTCGGCGGCCCGGCATCTGGCGCAGGTCCTCGGCCTGACGCTGTTCCGGGAACTGCGCCAGATGCGGATGCCGTTGGGCGGCCTGGACCTCGCGGAGCCGGTGCTGCCGGAGGGTGTGACGGTACGGACCTTCGTGCCCGGCGCCGACGACTCGGCCTGGCTCGCGGTCAACGCGGCGGCCTTCGCCCACCATCCCGAGCAGGGGTCCCTCACCCAGCGGGACCTCGACGACCGCAAGGCCGAGCCGTGGTTCGACCCGGCGGGGTTCTTCCTGGCGGAGCGTGCGGGGGAGCTCGTCGGCTTCCACTGGACGAAGGTGCACGCGGAGGAACGCCTCGGCGAGGTGTACGTCGTCGGTGTCCACCCCGGCTTCCAGGGGGGCGGGTTGGGCAAGGCGCTGACGACGGTCGGCCTGCGGCACCTGGCGGGACGGGGGCTGCCCACGGCGATGCTGTACGTCGACGCGGACAACGAGGCGGCGGTGTCGGTGTACGAACGGCTCGGGTTCGTGACGTACGAGACGGACCTGATGTACCGCACGGAGACGTGA
- a CDS encoding ABC transporter gives MRVSVTVRALPAPLWRTLPWRGLGAAGAVGLLSAGLSRLLGEKAVTDWVALNLLRAAALAFAMGLAFLLDDPARHTTTPVPVRRPVRQLLRVALVTPLAALYWTAALLLVPPSVRPPVGAVTLEAAATFALALAVSAAAVRLREEPRPGASVVAVLLTAAVLAPLFLPDRWTLFVAASDEGWAAAHERWALLLVAAAVVWGICGMEPVRRGRRVPGRRPPAT, from the coding sequence ATGCGAGTGAGCGTGACGGTACGGGCGTTGCCGGCCCCCCTGTGGCGGACCCTGCCGTGGCGTGGGCTGGGCGCGGCCGGCGCGGTGGGGCTGCTGTCGGCCGGTCTGTCCCGCCTGCTCGGCGAGAAGGCCGTCACCGACTGGGTGGCCCTCAACCTGCTGCGGGCCGCGGCCCTCGCGTTCGCCATGGGCCTGGCGTTCCTCCTGGACGACCCGGCCCGGCACACGACGACACCGGTGCCCGTACGGCGGCCGGTCCGTCAGCTGCTGCGGGTGGCGCTGGTGACACCGCTCGCCGCGCTGTACTGGACGGCCGCGCTGTTGCTCGTGCCCCCGTCGGTCCGGCCCCCGGTGGGCGCGGTCACGCTGGAGGCGGCGGCCACGTTCGCGCTGGCGTTGGCCGTGTCGGCGGCGGCGGTGCGCCTGAGGGAGGAACCCCGGCCCGGGGCCTCGGTGGTGGCGGTCCTGCTCACGGCGGCGGTGCTGGCTCCCCTGTTCCTGCCGGACCGCTGGACCCTGTTCGTCGCGGCGTCCGACGAGGGGTGGGCGGCCGCGCACGAGCGGTGGGCGCTGCTGCTGGTGGCGGCGGCGGTGGTGTGGGGGATCTGCGGGATGGAGCCGGTACGCCGAGGGCGGCGGGTGCCGGGCCGGAGACCGCCGGCCACCTGA
- a CDS encoding ABC transporter permease, with product MNAVMEAAPPVTRTEPGRPWRAVVALALFEARRLLTRIPVLFALVVHVGWTGWRTRTSWDGYPALQDADRATQDAPMLVGLAVLLCVNQAVLRAKRRDTERHFAVLLVQPWRRTAAHALSVVPVAGVVALCVAGQFTWEALKPGAVGHGSPGELLVGPLTVLLFGAVGVLLARLVPSVVAAPLLVVFFLLTFVVGIAPGGDERDGTRWLFPVVAESTANTLPSDLLGRPAAWHALYLAGLAVTVALLAVLAGGGRSWTLRAACVGALAVTVLGASAQTNGVPAATAAARERVSVSPEKEQTCVERAGSTYCAFPEWVPRAGTWAATVDRVRSLAGGTARGQKLSVRQRIEARHGMSADSALAPSATPHQVTVGTAWGGNRVPEFSVAVAGVLVAGSEKAATGGLCDGRMVTLMWLALAGGDDPLTDLSRVRLDDSTRGAAVVLSPTEPLYMTAGQTGVVTQLFGRPLKEVSARVQAHWAELTAPKVTTARVADLLGVTAPKGADTCE from the coding sequence ATGAACGCGGTCATGGAAGCGGCGCCGCCCGTGACGCGGACCGAGCCGGGCAGGCCCTGGCGGGCCGTCGTGGCCCTCGCCCTCTTCGAGGCACGCAGACTGCTGACACGGATCCCGGTCCTGTTCGCCCTCGTCGTCCACGTCGGCTGGACCGGATGGCGGACCCGGACCTCCTGGGACGGCTACCCGGCCCTCCAGGACGCCGACCGCGCCACCCAGGACGCACCGATGCTCGTCGGCCTCGCGGTCCTGCTGTGCGTCAACCAGGCGGTGCTGCGCGCGAAGCGCCGGGACACGGAACGGCACTTCGCCGTCCTGCTGGTGCAGCCGTGGCGCCGGACCGCCGCGCACGCGCTGTCCGTCGTACCGGTGGCCGGGGTGGTCGCGCTGTGCGTGGCCGGACAGTTCACCTGGGAGGCGCTCAAGCCCGGGGCGGTCGGGCACGGCTCGCCCGGCGAACTGCTCGTCGGTCCGCTCACGGTGCTGCTGTTCGGCGCGGTCGGGGTCCTGCTGGCCCGGCTGGTCCCGTCGGTGGTCGCGGCGCCGCTGCTGGTGGTCTTCTTCCTCCTCACGTTCGTCGTCGGCATCGCTCCCGGCGGCGACGAGCGGGACGGGACGCGCTGGCTGTTCCCGGTGGTCGCCGAGTCCACCGCCAACACCCTCCCCTCCGACCTGCTGGGCCGCCCCGCCGCCTGGCACGCCCTGTACCTGGCCGGGCTCGCCGTGACGGTCGCCCTGCTCGCGGTGCTGGCCGGCGGTGGCCGGTCCTGGACGCTGCGGGCGGCCTGCGTGGGCGCGCTCGCGGTGACCGTGCTGGGCGCGTCCGCCCAGACGAACGGTGTCCCGGCCGCCACGGCCGCCGCCCGGGAACGGGTCTCCGTCTCACCCGAGAAGGAGCAGACCTGCGTCGAGCGGGCCGGCTCGACGTACTGCGCGTTCCCCGAGTGGGTCCCGCGGGCCGGTACCTGGGCGGCGACCGTGGACCGGGTCAGGTCCCTCGCGGGCGGCACCGCGCGCGGGCAGAAGCTGTCCGTGCGGCAGCGGATCGAGGCCCGCCACGGCATGTCCGCCGACAGCGCGCTCGCACCGTCCGCCACCCCGCACCAGGTGACCGTGGGCACGGCCTGGGGCGGCAACCGTGTCCCCGAGTTCTCGGTCGCCGTCGCCGGGGTGCTGGTCGCCGGCAGTGAGAAGGCGGCCACCGGCGGGCTGTGCGACGGCCGGATGGTCACCCTCATGTGGCTCGCCCTGGCCGGCGGGGACGACCCCCTGACCGACCTGTCCCGCGTTCGCCTCGACGACAGCACGCGGGGCGCCGCGGTCGTCCTCTCGCCGACCGAACCGCTGTACATGACGGCCGGACAGACCGGCGTCGTGACCCAGCTGTTCGGCCGGCCGCTGAAGGAGGTCTCCGCGCGCGTGCAGGCGCACTGGGCGGAGCTGACCGCCCCGAAGGTCACCACCGCCCGGGTGGCGGACCTGCTGGGCGTGACGGCGCCGAAGGGCGCGGACACATGCGAGTGA
- a CDS encoding ABC transporter ATP-binding protein, which yields MTPTVSASGLSLRYGGTRALDDVSLRLAPGVTGLLGPNGAGKTTLLRVLATAVPADRGAFMVLGHDPGTARGRQEVRRSLGYLPQTPGFHPDFTTFEFVDYVAILKELTDRTARHREVRRVLDEVDLADVRGKRIKKLSGGMRQRVALAAALIGDPGFLVLDEPTVGLDPEQRMRFRELIAKAGEGRTVLLSTHQTEDVAMLCHRVLVMAAGRVRFDGTPAELTARAAGRVWSSAERAPDAKAGWRTGTGSFRNVGDPPPGAQLLEPTLEDGYLLTLDGQGAHEVTAA from the coding sequence ATGACCCCCACTGTCTCCGCCTCCGGGCTCAGCCTCCGCTACGGCGGTACGCGCGCCCTCGACGACGTGTCGCTGCGGCTCGCCCCGGGTGTCACCGGGCTGCTCGGCCCCAACGGGGCCGGGAAGACCACCCTGCTGCGGGTGCTGGCCACGGCCGTGCCCGCCGACCGGGGCGCCTTCATGGTGCTCGGCCACGATCCGGGCACCGCGCGCGGCCGGCAGGAGGTGCGCCGCTCGCTCGGCTACCTGCCGCAGACCCCCGGCTTCCACCCGGACTTCACCACCTTCGAGTTCGTCGACTACGTGGCGATCCTCAAGGAGCTGACCGACCGCACGGCCCGGCACCGGGAGGTGCGGCGGGTGCTGGACGAGGTCGACCTGGCCGACGTACGCGGCAAGCGCATCAAGAAGCTGTCCGGCGGGATGCGGCAGCGGGTCGCGCTGGCCGCCGCGCTCATCGGCGACCCGGGGTTCCTCGTCCTCGACGAGCCGACCGTCGGCCTGGACCCCGAACAGCGGATGCGCTTCCGGGAGTTGATCGCCAAGGCGGGGGAAGGACGGACGGTGCTGCTGTCCACCCACCAGACCGAGGACGTGGCGATGCTCTGCCACCGCGTCCTGGTGATGGCCGCCGGCCGGGTCCGCTTCGACGGCACCCCGGCCGAACTGACCGCGCGGGCGGCCGGCCGGGTGTGGAGCAGCGCCGAGCGGGCCCCGGACGCGAAGGCGGGCTGGCGCACCGGCACCGGCTCCTTCCGCAACGTCGGCGATCCGCCGCCCGGCGCCCAGCTCCTCGAACCCACCCTGGAGGACGGCTACCTGCTCACCCTCGACGGCCAGGGCGCCCATGAGGTGACGGCGGCATGA
- a CDS encoding zf-HC2 domain-containing protein — MTWHVSEEDLRAYARGELAPPVLWSADAHVTACARCRAALAEAADPVALDAGWERLDAELDAPRPGPSERLLVRIGVPDHIARLLAATPVLRGSWLGAVAAVLIMTVCVSNAVRTSDTPTLFLALAPLLPLAGVALSYGPALDPTYEMAVVAPLDGFRLLMIRTVAVLAVALGLNGLATLALPGYGLRALAWLLPALALTSTGLALAPRLGPVQAPSLVGGAWITLLLVARVAGAGGEGALVPFTALGQAVAAAVAVLAAGLLVAGRDRFDRLQGGAV; from the coding sequence ATGACCTGGCATGTGTCCGAGGAGGATCTACGGGCCTACGCGCGGGGCGAGCTGGCGCCGCCCGTGCTCTGGTCCGCCGACGCCCACGTCACCGCCTGCGCGCGGTGCCGGGCCGCGCTCGCCGAGGCCGCCGACCCGGTCGCCCTGGACGCCGGATGGGAGCGCCTGGACGCCGAACTCGACGCGCCCCGGCCCGGACCGTCGGAGAGGCTGCTGGTGCGGATCGGGGTCCCCGACCACATCGCGCGGCTCCTCGCGGCCACGCCGGTGCTTCGCGGCTCCTGGCTCGGCGCGGTGGCCGCCGTGCTGATCATGACCGTCTGCGTGAGCAACGCCGTGCGGACGTCCGACACGCCCACGCTCTTCCTGGCCCTCGCGCCGCTGCTGCCGCTCGCCGGGGTCGCGCTCTCCTACGGGCCCGCGCTGGACCCGACGTACGAGATGGCCGTCGTGGCCCCGCTGGACGGGTTCCGGCTGCTGATGATCCGTACCGTCGCCGTACTGGCCGTCGCGCTCGGACTCAACGGCCTGGCCACCCTCGCGCTGCCCGGGTACGGGTTGCGCGCCCTGGCCTGGCTGCTGCCCGCGCTCGCCCTCACCTCGACCGGGCTGGCGCTGGCCCCCCGGCTGGGCCCGGTGCAGGCACCCTCGCTGGTCGGCGGGGCGTGGATCACGCTGCTGCTGGTCGCGCGCGTGGCCGGGGCGGGCGGTGAGGGGGCGCTGGTGCCGTTCACCGCGCTCGGGCAGGCGGTGGCCGCGGCGGTGGCCGTGCTCGCGGCCGGGCTGCTGGTCGCCGGGCGGGACCGGTTCGACCGCCTTCAGGGCGGAGCCGTATGA
- a CDS encoding RNA polymerase sigma factor, with product MSETRSDGELLRAIAADADRRAFEELYRRFAPWLTARLRGRCADPGLVDDVVQETFLAVWRGNARYHQEGDVAGWLWRIGSRRLVDALRGDGARGRLRQALARLRHRDEASAEERVLAGVEHGDLAGALVRLSPELRAVLQATVIDGLTTREAAVLLGIPPGTVKTRAMRARKQLREALA from the coding sequence GTGAGCGAAACGAGAAGCGACGGGGAGCTGCTGCGGGCCATCGCGGCGGACGCCGACCGGCGCGCCTTCGAGGAGCTGTACCGGCGGTTCGCGCCGTGGCTCACCGCACGCCTGCGCGGCCGGTGCGCCGACCCCGGGCTCGTGGACGACGTCGTACAGGAGACGTTCCTGGCGGTGTGGCGGGGCAACGCCCGCTACCACCAGGAAGGGGACGTGGCCGGGTGGCTGTGGCGCATCGGGTCGCGGCGGCTGGTCGACGCGCTGCGCGGCGACGGGGCGCGGGGCCGGCTGCGGCAGGCGCTGGCGCGGCTGCGGCACCGGGACGAGGCGTCCGCGGAGGAACGCGTGCTGGCGGGGGTGGAGCACGGGGATCTCGCCGGCGCCCTCGTCCGGCTCTCGCCGGAACTGCGGGCGGTTCTCCAGGCGACGGTCATCGACGGGCTGACCACCCGCGAGGCGGCCGTCCTGCTCGGGATACCGCCGGGCACGGTCAAGACGCGGGCGATGCGGGCCCGCAAGCAACTGCGGGAGGCGCTGGCATGA